One genomic segment of Manis pentadactyla isolate mManPen7 chromosome 1, mManPen7.hap1, whole genome shotgun sequence includes these proteins:
- the LOC130679530 gene encoding syncytin-2-like has product MAINLPLARTGFGDPGQARAILRKAIGDPCTACVHSKAPPPAHCYTSTKTCPNGQQAVTLMQGTENGCPGRVLSHHCWPGPKISSPAQGKSPSECPCTTFLASVHAQCYQEVIPCTHRNKTFWYATLIKHKDEYADCRKNRGENVCWNKFAPKVPLIGAESKIRLDSTKIKKLVDRLIEDQNPPIYHPLSLPEIRGELLLDPETQSIIQAAFTLLNRTNPHLAKDCWLWLRPGALQANALLVNLSQTEPQCQLLPPSSRVYLDPLSPKGPCFKVDPRTDNTSRIDVGRIHYSFCQQNITVNNTFLCPPNGTVFICGEDAFGFLPTDWMGLCAPAVICPDIAVVPNNQSLPIPALDHIGGRSKRAIQVIPLLIVLEVATGAATGAAGLGTSLHYYKALSQQMIDDIQAVASTILDLHAQLDSLATVVLQNRRGLNLLTAEKGGLCLFLQEECCFYANRSA; this is encoded by the coding sequence ATGGCAATAAATCTCCCATTAGCTAGGACAGGATTTGGAGATCCTGGTCAAGCAAGAGCCATACTACGAAAAGCCATCGGAGACCCCTGCACAGCCTGCGTTCACTCCAAGGCCCCTCCCCCTGCACACTGTTATACTTCTACCAAAACTTGCCCTAATGGGCAACAGGCAGTTACACTTATGCAAGGGACAGAAAATGGATGCCCTGGGAGAGTTCTCTCTCACCATTGTTGGCCAGGCCCCAAAATATCTTCACCTGCCCAAGGGAAATCCCCCTCTGAGTGTCCTTGCACCACTTTTCTTGCCTCCGTTCATGCTCAATGCTATCAGGAGGTTATCCCCTGCACTCACCGGAACAAAACATTCTGGTATGCAACTCTGATAAAACACAAGGATGAATATGCTGACTGTCGAAAGAATAGGGGAGAGAATGTCTGCTGGAATAAATTTGCCCCAAAGGTGCCTCTGATAGGGGCAGAGTCCAAGATCAGGCTTGAcagtaccaaaattaaaaaactggTAGACAGGCTGATTGAAGACCAAAATCCCCCAATTTACCACCCTCTTAGCCTCCCGGAAATCAGGGGAGAATTGCTTCTTGATCCTGAGACACAATCAATCATACAGGCTGCTTTTACCTTACTCAATAGAACCAATCCCCATTTAGCTAAGGATTGCTGGCTGTGGTTGAGGCCGGGAGCATTACAAGCCAATGCTCTTCTTGTTAACCTGTCACAGACTGAGCCCCAGTGCCAGCTGTTACCCCCAAGTTCTAGAGTCTATCTAGACCCTCTTTCCCCTAAAGGCCCATGCTTCAAAGTTGACCCCCGTACTGATAATACTAGTAGGATAGATGTAGGTCGAATCCACTATTCTTTTTGCCAACAAAATATTACTGTGAACAATACCTTTCTCTGTCCCCCCAATGGAACAGTCTTCATTTGTGGGGAAGACGCTTTTGGCTTTCTCCCGACAGACTGGATGGGGCTTTGTGCTCCAGCTGTAATTTGCCCTGACATTGCAGTGGTCCCTAATAATCAGAGCCTCCCTATTCCTGCTTTAGACCACATTGGAGGTAGATCAAAAAGGGCCATCCAAGTTATCCCCCTGCTTATAGTCCTTGAGGTGGCCACTGGAGCTGCCACTGGGGCAGCAGGATTGGGGACCTCTCTGCATTATTATAAAGCCCTTTCTCAACAGATGATCGATGATATACAAGCTGTAGCCAGCACAATTCTTGACCTCCACGCACAATTGGATTCCCTTGCGACAGTAGTCCTACAGAACCGTAGGGGGCTTAATCTCCTCACAGCTGAAAAGGGAGGCTTATGTCTCTTTTTACAGGAAGAGTGCTGCTTTTATGCGAACCGCTCGGCATAG